The genomic segment ATCGCTGGGTTCGACGCCGTCTCGCTGCAACCCGCTGCCGGAGCCCACGGCGAACTCACCGGCATCCTGATCGCACGGGCCTACTTCGACGCGCGTGGTGAGCACCAGCGCCGCACCGTGATCATCCCCGACTCGGCCCACGGCACGAACCCGGCAACGGCCGCGATGGCCGGCTTCCGTGTCGTCGAGGTCAAGTCCGACGCTCGCGGCAATGTCGATATCGACCAGCTGCGACAGCTCGTCGGTCCGGATACCGCAGCCATCATGATCACCAACCCCAATACGCTCGGGTTATGGGACGAGAACATCACGGAGATCGTCGACCTGATCCACAGCGTCGGCGGGCTGGTCTACAACGATGGCGCCAACTTCAACGCGTTGCTCGGGATCGCTCGCCCCGGCGACTTCGGTGTCGACATCATGCACTTCAACCTGCACAAGACGTTCTCGACACCGCATGGGGGCGGTGGGCCAGGCAGTGGCCCGGTCGGTGTCAAAGCGCACCTGGCCGATTTCCTGCCCGGTCCGGTCGTCGTCCGGCGGCCTGGTGAGGATCCCGAATACACCTGGCACTGGCCGGAGCGATCGATCGGCAAGATTCATTCGTTCCACGGCAACGTCGGCATGCACATCCGCGCCTGGGCCTATATCCGCATGCACGGGGCGGAAGGGCTCCGTCGCGTGAGCGAGGATGCCGTCCTCGCTGCCAACTACCTCTTGGCTCGCCTGCGCGACGTCTACGAGGTGCCGTACGAACGCACCTGCATGCACGAGTTCGTGCTCTCGGCCGTCCGCCAAAAGCGGCACGGCGTGCGTGCGATGGATATCGCGAAGCGGCTCCTCGATTTCGGACTCCATCCACCCACCGTCGCCTTCCCGCTCATCGTGCCCGAGGCGCTCATGATCGAGCCGACCGAGACGGAAAGCCTGGAAACGCTCGACCGTTTCGTCGCGGCGATGCGGCAGATCGCGGAAGAGGTCGAACGCGACCCGGAGTTCGTGCGCCAGGCACCGCACACCACGTTCTACAAGCGACTGGACGACGTGCGGGCGAACCGCGAGCTCGACCTGCGCTGGCAGCCCGAGCGCGCGACAGCAGCAGCGACGTGACGCTCGCTCAGCTATACTGGCGGCGTCGGCTCACAGGGAAGGAGAGAGCTCATGGACAAGAAGACGCTGATCGACGGTCTGAACCGCGATCTGGCAGGCGAATTCCAGGCGATCATCATGTACATCCACTACGCGGCTGCAGCGACTGGTGTCGACCGGATCGAGCTGGCCGAGTTCTTCGAGAAGGAGATTCAGGACGAGCTGCGTCACGCGCTGTTCCTCGCCAACAAGATCACCGCGCTCGGCGGTGTCCCGGTGGACGAGCCACTGCCGGTTCCGAAAGCCAGCTCGAACCGCGAGATGATCGAGCGCGTCCTCGAGGCCGAGGAGCGGACGATCCAGAACTACGTCGAGCGGATGAAGCAGGCCGAGGAGTTCGGCGACTACGGCCTGGCGAACGACCTCCAGGAGATCATCTCCGACGAGACTCGTCACAAGGAAGAGTGCGAAAAGCTGCTCCGCGGCGTCGCCTGAGCCGCGGTGCGATCAGCTCGACTGGCCCGCCTCGGTGAGGCCGAAAGCCCGCCGAGCGCGGGCCAAGGCGTCGTTCAGCTTCTGGTGCTCGACCGCCAACGTGAGGTCGCCGCGCGTCCGTTCCAATACCCCGCGGACCATATCGGTCGTCCGGCGCAGGCCGTTCGTTACCGCGTCCGGATAGTCGACCTGCACGAGCACCCCGTAGATTTCGTCCATGACGGCCAGGATCGCCTCTGCGCGCTCGAGGTCGCCAGTGCGAATGACATCGAGGATGTGACGACGCAGCTCACCGCACGCTTCGCCGAGCGCGTTGAGATAGACGGCATCCTCCACCTGGAGCGTCTCCGGTCCCGGTAGTGGTCGCCCTGCTACCAGGGCGAGCGTCAAGCTGGCTTCGGCGAACTCCTTGTGCGCGTCCTGCACGTAACCGGACCAGTAGATCGAAGGGTAGTCCGCGAGGTGCGCAGTGAGGGCATCCTTGATCCGGCGCGCTTCTTCCAGCAGCGCCTCCGCTTCCGAGAACTGGCCGCGGTGAACCGCGCGCACCGCGTTGGCGCTCAGCCGGGTGATCTGGCGCGTCTCGGCGAGCGCCCGCTCACGGGCAGTGTTGAGCAGATCGAGGCGGGACAACACGCGTTCGGTGATGCGTGTGATTTCGTTCGATTGCATGCAACACTCCCTTCACGTTGCTCGCGGCGCTCGCGCGACGTTGCTGCTGCCCAGAGGTGCACTGAGACGATCGAGTAGTCGCGGTACTGGCACTCCGACGCTCGGTGCCTGACCGCGTCGCCGTGTTCCTTGCTGTTAGCTTATCGCGTGCGCTGAGCGATTCCCTCGCAGCCTCTCGCTGGCCCCCTCACGAAACCGAGATAATCGGATGCACAGGGGACGAAGACGCTCATCGTGGCTCTGGCTCGGTAGCCGTTCAGCAGATGCTCGAGGAGGAGGATTGACAGCTGTCCGAAGACCGTGTTACCGTGTGACTGTACCCGGGTTGAGTATCGGGAAAGGAGAGCTGATGACTTCGATCGCTCAGCTCGACGAGATGACGCGGACGGACCTCCTCGAGCGCTTGCGACGCATCGAAGGGCAAGCCCGTGGTATCGCGCGCATGATCGAGGAAGGCCGGGAATGCGTCGATGTCGTGCAGCAACTCGTGGCGATGCGCGCGGCGACCGATAGTCTGTGCGCCGAACTCGTGCAAGCGATGCTCGAGCGCTGCTTTCTCGATGGGACACCACCAGCACCGCAGCAACTCGCCCGGGTGCTGAAGGCAGTGATGCGGGGCGGACGATGAGAAGGGGGAACCGGTGGCGCGGTACGGCTTCGTCATCGACCAGCGCAAGTGCATCGGGTGTCATGCGTGTACCGTCGCCTGTAAGTCCGAGAACCTCGTTCCCCTCGGGGTCTACCGGACGTGGGTGAAGTATGTCGAAAAGGGAACGTTTCCGCACACACGCCGCTCTTTCACCGTCCTTCGGTGCAACCACTGCGATGACGCTCCATGCGTCACTATCTGCCCGACCAAGGCACTGTTTCGCCGCCCGGACGGCATCGTCGACTTCGATCCCCAGCGCTGTATCGGCTGCAAGTCGTGCATGCAAGCCTGCCCGTACGACGCCATCTACATCGATCCCCTCACGAACACGGCCGCCAAGTGCAACTACTGCAGTCACCGGGTCGACCAGGGCCTGTTACCAGCGTGTGTCGTCGTCTGTCCCGAGAAGGCAATCATCGCAGGCGACCTCGACGATCCGACCAGCGAGATCCATCAGCTGGTCGCTCGCGAGCCGGTAACCGTGCGCAAGCCGGAGCAGGGAACACGGCCCAAGCTCTTCTACCTCGGGGCCGATGAGGCGAACTTGACACCCGAAGTCCAAACGCGTCCCACGAGCTACCTCTGGGCCGAGGTGAGGCCCGATGACCGGCCACCGGAGGCGGTTCGCTCCGCGGAGTATCTCCCCGGGCCGGCGGACGCTCGGGTCGTCTACGACGTCTGGCATCCCAAGCCCTGGGGCTGGAAGGTGGCCAGTTACCTCTGGACGAAGTCGATCGCGAGCGGTGCGCTCGGTCTCGGTGGGCCGTTCCTCGCTGCCGGGCTGTTGCACGACCAGCTCGCGCTGTCGCTCGGAGCGCCCGTGATCGCGATGGTCTTCCTCGCCCTGACCGCACTCCTGCTGATCTGGGACCTCAAGCGACCGGAGCGGTTCTGGTATCTCCTCCTCAAGCCCAATCCCCGCAGCTGGCTCGTCTGGGGTGGGTACATCTTGCTGGTCGCTGGTGCCCTGGCATTCGCCTGGGCGGTGGCGTCGCTGTTCGGATGGACAGGAGCCCAGCGCGCGCTCGCCTGGCTCGCTTTGCCGGGTGGGATCGCGGCAGCGGGATATACAGCGTTCTTGTTCGGCCAAGCAGAGGGCCGGGACTTCTGGCAGAGCCCGCTCTTGTTCCCAGCCCTCCTGGCCCAGGCTGCCGTTGCGGGAGGCGCGGTACTGCTGCTTCTGACGAATATCGCCGGCAGCCCGTACGAGCAACAACGCTGGTTGGCTCTCGCGACACTCGCTGGCTTGCTGACCTTGGCGGTACTCGTCGCCAGCGAACTCCTGCTGCCGCACCCCAACCTGCACGTCGCCAAGGCGGCGCACCTGTTGACGCACGGCCCGTACCGGGTGGAGCTGCTCGGTCTCGGCGTGAGTGTCGGCGTCCTCGTCCCGACGCTCGCGCTCGCACTGGGGTGGGCAGCTGGTGATCTGACGGTCTGGGGAACGATCGCGGCGGTGGCAGCGCTCGTCGGTCTCTGGAGTTACGAGCGAATCTGGGTCGCAGCCGGTCAGGACGTGCCATTGAGCTAGGGAGGCAGCTATGCTCAGTGAACCGAGCGTGACCGGGACGACGCGGGCAGGCGAACAGCGGGCGGTGCGCGAACCGTTCGTTGCCGAGCGCACGAGCGGGCTGGCGAGCTATCCGCCACCGGAGCGGTGGGACGACTGGGAAGAACGGGGGCCGGACGGCCGCGTGCGGCGCTACTTTCTGATCCCGACCGTCTGCTTCAACTGCGAAGCTGCCTGCGGCCTCCTCGCCTACGTCGACAAGGAAACGCTGGACATCCGCAAGCTGGAGGGACACCCCTTCCACCCCGGAAGCCGCGGACGCAACTGCGCCAAGGGCCCGGCGACCATCAATCAAGTGAAGGATCCCGACCGCATCCTCTACCCGCTCCGTCGCGTGGGACCGCGTGGCTCCGGCCAGTGGCAACGGGTCAGCTGGGACGAGGTTCTGGACGATATCGCGAGCCGCATTCGGCAGGCGCTGATCGAGGGGCGCCAGAACGAAGTGATGTATCACGTGGGACGGCCCGGCGAAGACGGCTTCATGGAGCGCGTGCTCTGGTCGTGGGGTGTCGATGGGCACAACTCCCATACCAACGTCTGCTCCTCCGGAGGGCGGTTCGGCTACGCCGTCTGGATGGGAGCAGACCGCCCATCGCCCGATCACGCCAATGCGCGCTTCATCTTCTTGGTGAGCGCGCATCTGGAGAGCGGTCACTACTTCAACCCGCATGCCCAACGCATCATGGAGGCGAAGCAGCGCGGGGCCAAGCTCGCCGTGATGGATCCGCGGCTCTCCAATACTGCAGCCATGGCGGACTACTGGCTCCCGGCTGCACCGGGAACCGAGGCTTTCGTGCTCCTGGCCATTGCCAACGTCCTCATCCAGGAAGACTGGTTCGACCGGGAGTTCGTACGCCGGTGGACGAACTGGGACGAGTATCTGCGCGTGGTCCATCCGGGTTGTCCCGTTACCTTCGAGGAGTTCGTGACTCGCTTGAAGGAACTCTACGCACGCTACACGCCCGAGGCCGCCGAGCAACTCAGCGGCATACCGGCAACGACGATCGTCGAGCTGGCGCGGGAGCTGGCACGTGCTGCACCGGCTGTCTCGACCCACAACTGGCGCGCAGCTGCGGCAGCGCACCTCGGTGGTTGGACAGTCCCCCGGGCGCTCTTCTTCCTCAACGTCCTGACCGGCAGCGTCGGGACGCCGGGCGGTACACAACCCAATATTTGGGATAAGCACGTACCGCGACCGTTCGCTGAACCGCCACGCCAGAAGGTCTGGAACGAGCTGACCTGGCCCAAGGAGTACCCACTCGCTCACCACGAGATGAGTTTTCTCCTGCCCCACTTCTTGAAAGAGGGGCGAGGGAAACTCGCGGTCTACTTCACGCGGGTCTACAACCCGGTCTGGACGAACCCTGACGGCTTTACCTGGCTCGAAGTGCTGCAGGACGAGTCGCTCATCGAACTGCACGCCTGCCTCACCCCGATCTGGAGCGAGACGGCATGGTACGCGGACTACGTGTTACCGATGGGCCACGCGCCGGAGCGGCACGACACGCATTCCTACGAGACGCACGCCGCCCGCTGGATCGGCTTCCGTCAGCCCGTTCTGCGAGTCGCGCGGGAGAAGCTCGGTCAGCCGGTGCGGACGACCTACGAAGCGAACCCCGGTGAGGTGTGGGAGGAGAACGAGTTTTGGATCGAGCTCTCCTGGCGCATCGATCCGGACGGCTCGCTCGGCATCCGGCGGTTCTACGAGTCACCCTACCGGCCAGGTGAGCGAATCACCGTGGACGAATACTACCGATGGATCTTCGAACATTCCGTGCCGGGGCTGCCGGAAGCAGCGGCAGCGGAAGGGCTCACGCCCCTCCAGTACATGCGCCGGTACGGCGCGTTCGAACTCGAGAAGCAGCGGTATCGGCAATACGAGGACCCGGTTCCGGCGGAGGAGATGGCGCAATCGTGGGTGGATCCCGAAAGTGGACGAATCTGGACGACAGCCCCCGCGCCACCGACCAGCAACATCGTTCCCGTACCAGGGGTGCCACCGGGTCCGCAGGGACGTTGGGCAGGCGTCATGGTCGATGGCGAGCCGAAGCGCGGATTCCCGACCCCCTCGGGGAAGCTCGAATTCTTCTCCCGGACGCTGTGGGAGTGGGGCTGGCCGGAGTACGCTGTTCCCTGCACCATCGAGAGCCATGTCGGCCCCAGTCAGCTCGATCACGCAGCGGGTGAGATGGTGCTCCTCCCGAACTTCCGCGTGCCCACGCTGATCCATACCCGCTCCGGCAACGCCAAGTGGCTCAACGAACTCACCCACTCCAACCCCTTGTGGCTGCATCCGAGCGATGCCGAGCGGATCGGCGTGCAGACCGGCGACCTGGTGCGGGTGGAAACGGAGATCGGCTACTTCGTCGATCGGGTATGGGTGACAGAAGCGATCCGACCAGGGGTGGCAGCCTGTTCGCATCACCTGGGACGCTGGCGCCTCGCCGAGGGGACGGGCGGCGAGCGATGGTCGACAGCATTGGTCGACATCGAACGCTTGCCGGACGGCCGCTACCGCTTGCGACAGCGAGCGGGAGTGCGTCCGTTCGCGAGCGAGGATCCCGACTCGCAACTCGTCTTCTGGAGCGATGCGGGTGTGCACCAGAACTTGACCTTTCCGGTGCAGCCTGATCCGATCAGCGGACAGCACTGTTGGCACCAGAAAGTCCGCGTGGTCAAGGCCGGTCCGGACGACCGGTACGGCGACGTCGTCGTCGACACCAGGAAATCGATGGAAGTCTACCGGCGCTGGCTGGCCCTGACGCGTCCAGCGCCGGGGCCAGACGGGACACGTCGCCCCATCTGGATGCTGCGCCCGTACAAGCCGGACCCGAGCGCGTACCGGATCGATAGCCCGACGGGTCGGGGCGACGGCCCGCGCCCCCTGTCGAGTGGCTAGGAATCGTCCGCTGCATGCCGGCCGTCTGGGATGAGGGTGCTGTGAGACTGTCTTCGCATCATGGATCTCAACATCGCCAAAGCGTGGCGGAAGGCGAGGAGCGCACGGCGCGCGAAAGTCGGCCGATGCAGCTGCCGTTCGGTGACGACTGGACCGACGGCGCGTGACCACTCGAGCCGGAGCGGGGCGCGAGTGCACGGCACGAGTGGTCGGATCAAGAGGAAACCCGTTGACGGTTGACCAGTCAGCTGATATACTGAGGGCGAATCCCACTGTTGGGTTTGGGGCAGATGAGGGGTACTGTACCCGAGTAGGGTGCAAGCAGAGGAGACGACGGCATGGCGGACGTGTTGCAGCCGGACCGGGTGCTCGATTGCAGCGGTCTACTCTGTCCGCTTCCGGTCATCCGGACTTCCAAAGCGATCAAGGAGATCGCGATCGGTCAGGTGCTGAAAGTGATCGCGACCGATCCCGGTGCGCCTGCCGACATGGAAGCGTGGGCACGCCAGACTGGGAATGAGCTCCTCGATGCCCACGAGGAAGATGGCAAATATGTCTTCTTCTTCCGACGCGTGCGCTAGTGGCGAGAGGAGGGAACCATGGCCCGCCGCGATCCAGAAGCACCCCGACGTCTCGCCATCATCGCGAGCAAGGGAACGCTCGACTTCGCCTATCCCCCCTTCATTCTCGGGTCGACCGCTGCCGCGATGGGCTGGGAGGTCGGGATCTTCTTCACCTTTTATGGGTTACCGCTGCTCCTCCGCAATTACGAGCCGAAGGTGAGCCCGCTCGGGAACCCGGCCATGCCGCTCAAGATGCCCTTCGGCCCGCCAGCCTTGCGCGAGGTCTCCTGGCCGATCCCCGCGCTCGTCGAAGCGCTGCCCGGTTTTTCGCATCTGGCAACGACGCTCATGCAGCAAACCTTCAAGGAAAAGGGAGTGCCGTCGCTCCTCGAGTTACGGCAGTTGTGCATCGACGCTGGCGTCAACCTGATCGCTTGTCAGATGACGATGGACGTTTTCGGCTTCAAAAAGGAGGACTTCATCCCCGAATGCACCGTCGGCGGTGCAGCGACGTTCCTCGAGTTCGCCGCCGACGCCGATGTGTCGCTCTTCATCTGACGGCCGGTGGAGGAGCCAGGCATGAGCGAGGAGACCAAGAAGATCCTCTACGTCCAGACCCACGGCGTGGATACACCGGAGCGGAGTGCCACCCCCTTCTTTCTGGCAGCGGCTGCCGCAGCCATGGAAA from the Thermomicrobium sp. 4228-Ro genome contains:
- the gcvPB gene encoding aminomethyl-transferring glycine dehydrogenase subunit GcvPB; the protein is MRVEPLIFELSKPGRRGTSVPELDVPEAPLPEAHLRDDLPLPEVSEIDVVRHFTRLSQLNHAVDIDFYPLGSCTMKYNPKINEVVARLPGFAHLHPLQDPRTVQGIMQVMYELQQFLAEIAGFDAVSLQPAAGAHGELTGILIARAYFDARGEHQRRTVIIPDSAHGTNPATAAMAGFRVVEVKSDARGNVDIDQLRQLVGPDTAAIMITNPNTLGLWDENITEIVDLIHSVGGLVYNDGANFNALLGIARPGDFGVDIMHFNLHKTFSTPHGGGGPGSGPVGVKAHLADFLPGPVVVRRPGEDPEYTWHWPERSIGKIHSFHGNVGMHIRAWAYIRMHGAEGLRRVSEDAVLAANYLLARLRDVYEVPYERTCMHEFVLSAVRQKRHGVRAMDIAKRLLDFGLHPPTVAFPLIVPEALMIEPTETESLETLDRFVAAMRQIAEEVERDPEFVRQAPHTTFYKRLDDVRANRELDLRWQPERATAAAT
- a CDS encoding ferritin-like domain-containing protein, which produces MDKKTLIDGLNRDLAGEFQAIIMYIHYAAAATGVDRIELAEFFEKEIQDELRHALFLANKITALGGVPVDEPLPVPKASSNREMIERVLEAEERTIQNYVERMKQAEEFGDYGLANDLQEIISDETRHKEECEKLLRGVA
- a CDS encoding haloacid dehalogenase is translated as MQSNEITRITERVLSRLDLLNTARERALAETRQITRLSANAVRAVHRGQFSEAEALLEEARRIKDALTAHLADYPSIYWSGYVQDAHKEFAEASLTLALVAGRPLPGPETLQVEDAVYLNALGEACGELRRHILDVIRTGDLERAEAILAVMDEIYGVLVQVDYPDAVTNGLRRTTDMVRGVLERTRGDLTLAVEHQKLNDALARARRAFGLTEAGQSS
- a CDS encoding metal-sensitive transcriptional regulator, producing MTSIAQLDEMTRTDLLERLRRIEGQARGIARMIEEGRECVDVVQQLVAMRAATDSLCAELVQAMLERCFLDGTPPAPQQLARVLKAVMRGGR
- a CDS encoding 4Fe-4S dicluster domain-containing protein, whose translation is MARYGFVIDQRKCIGCHACTVACKSENLVPLGVYRTWVKYVEKGTFPHTRRSFTVLRCNHCDDAPCVTICPTKALFRRPDGIVDFDPQRCIGCKSCMQACPYDAIYIDPLTNTAAKCNYCSHRVDQGLLPACVVVCPEKAIIAGDLDDPTSEIHQLVAREPVTVRKPEQGTRPKLFYLGADEANLTPEVQTRPTSYLWAEVRPDDRPPEAVRSAEYLPGPADARVVYDVWHPKPWGWKVASYLWTKSIASGALGLGGPFLAAGLLHDQLALSLGAPVIAMVFLALTALLLIWDLKRPERFWYLLLKPNPRSWLVWGGYILLVAGALAFAWAVASLFGWTGAQRALAWLALPGGIAAAGYTAFLFGQAEGRDFWQSPLLFPALLAQAAVAGGAVLLLLTNIAGSPYEQQRWLALATLAGLLTLAVLVASELLLPHPNLHVAKAAHLLTHGPYRVELLGLGVSVGVLVPTLALALGWAAGDLTVWGTIAAVAALVGLWSYERIWVAAGQDVPLS
- a CDS encoding molybdopterin-dependent oxidoreductase; the encoded protein is MLSEPSVTGTTRAGEQRAVREPFVAERTSGLASYPPPERWDDWEERGPDGRVRRYFLIPTVCFNCEAACGLLAYVDKETLDIRKLEGHPFHPGSRGRNCAKGPATINQVKDPDRILYPLRRVGPRGSGQWQRVSWDEVLDDIASRIRQALIEGRQNEVMYHVGRPGEDGFMERVLWSWGVDGHNSHTNVCSSGGRFGYAVWMGADRPSPDHANARFIFLVSAHLESGHYFNPHAQRIMEAKQRGAKLAVMDPRLSNTAAMADYWLPAAPGTEAFVLLAIANVLIQEDWFDREFVRRWTNWDEYLRVVHPGCPVTFEEFVTRLKELYARYTPEAAEQLSGIPATTIVELARELARAAPAVSTHNWRAAAAAHLGGWTVPRALFFLNVLTGSVGTPGGTQPNIWDKHVPRPFAEPPRQKVWNELTWPKEYPLAHHEMSFLLPHFLKEGRGKLAVYFTRVYNPVWTNPDGFTWLEVLQDESLIELHACLTPIWSETAWYADYVLPMGHAPERHDTHSYETHAARWIGFRQPVLRVAREKLGQPVRTTYEANPGEVWEENEFWIELSWRIDPDGSLGIRRFYESPYRPGERITVDEYYRWIFEHSVPGLPEAAAAEGLTPLQYMRRYGAFELEKQRYRQYEDPVPAEEMAQSWVDPESGRIWTTAPAPPTSNIVPVPGVPPGPQGRWAGVMVDGEPKRGFPTPSGKLEFFSRTLWEWGWPEYAVPCTIESHVGPSQLDHAAGEMVLLPNFRVPTLIHTRSGNAKWLNELTHSNPLWLHPSDAERIGVQTGDLVRVETEIGYFVDRVWVTEAIRPGVAACSHHLGRWRLAEGTGGERWSTALVDIERLPDGRYRLRQRAGVRPFASEDPDSQLVFWSDAGVHQNLTFPVQPDPISGQHCWHQKVRVVKAGPDDRYGDVVVDTRKSMEVYRRWLALTRPAPGPDGTRRPIWMLRPYKPDPSAYRIDSPTGRGDGPRPLSSG
- a CDS encoding sulfurtransferase TusA family protein, which translates into the protein MADVLQPDRVLDCSGLLCPLPVIRTSKAIKEIAIGQVLKVIATDPGAPADMEAWARQTGNELLDAHEEDGKYVFFFRRVR
- a CDS encoding DsrE/DsrF/DrsH-like family protein produces the protein MARRDPEAPRRLAIIASKGTLDFAYPPFILGSTAAAMGWEVGIFFTFYGLPLLLRNYEPKVSPLGNPAMPLKMPFGPPALREVSWPIPALVEALPGFSHLATTLMQQTFKEKGVPSLLELRQLCIDAGVNLIACQMTMDVFGFKKEDFIPECTVGGAATFLEFAADADVSLFI